One Campylobacter massiliensis DNA window includes the following coding sequences:
- a CDS encoding Cj0814 family flagellar-dependent secreted protein, translating to MNVSAAKINYSSILSKAQEKKQAKTQDVSFANLIQNTSASGATSFKTYDLPSSATQDQNLNSLKFGSNLAYGYSVDNLGYMGSDFNKAAGLPENFKIHKSSIDEIVRFNNKTYLFTPSPDQKPFENIDVADTVKQYYKLFNAVVPEGKETYSQSDLEKLPKGFSVNVNQKPFDKSNFLKDVSLFAVSNVYSTQAQLQNAGELSSDIKKYGVSLSVYPLIFSTLGSSNLQEKDGFSFNSDTSVYEKEGGYAREGVFIQFLKGFPPIASDSGETRLTDQVQTYAQDMRSQSFDDMPITISDFLKNTKIIKEFLKKILGDGLMGLHKNETPDSIVDKLALRLEAFQKETVRPKGETNI from the coding sequence GTGAACGTTTCCGCCGCCAAGATAAATTATTCGTCGATACTATCCAAAGCTCAAGAAAAGAAGCAAGCCAAAACACAGGACGTTAGCTTCGCAAATCTTATTCAAAACACTAGTGCGTCTGGTGCTACCTCATTTAAAACATACGACCTACCATCTAGCGCCACGCAAGATCAAAATTTAAACTCGTTAAAATTCGGCTCAAATTTGGCTTACGGATACTCGGTGGATAATCTCGGCTATATGGGTAGCGATTTTAACAAAGCAGCCGGCCTTCCCGAAAATTTCAAAATCCACAAAAGCTCTATCGACGAGATAGTGAGGTTTAACAATAAGACTTATTTGTTTACGCCCTCGCCGGATCAAAAACCCTTTGAAAATATCGACGTAGCCGACACGGTGAAACAATACTACAAGCTGTTTAACGCAGTAGTCCCTGAAGGCAAAGAAACGTATAGCCAAAGCGACTTAGAAAAGCTACCCAAGGGCTTTAGCGTAAATGTCAATCAAAAACCGTTTGACAAGAGTAATTTTTTAAAAGACGTTAGCCTATTTGCCGTATCAAACGTCTATAGTACTCAAGCTCAGCTACAAAACGCCGGCGAACTCTCAAGCGATATTAAAAAATACGGAGTTAGCCTTAGCGTATATCCTTTAATTTTTTCTACCCTAGGCTCGTCAAATTTGCAGGAAAAAGACGGCTTTAGCTTTAACTCCGATACGTCGGTCTACGAAAAAGAGGGCGGATACGCCAGAGAGGGCGTATTTATACAGTTTTTAAAAGGCTTCCCGCCCATAGCGAGCGATAGCGGTGAAACTAGGCTAACGGATCAAGTCCAAACATACGCGCAAGATATGAGAAGCCAAAGCTTTGACGATATGCCTATAACCATATCCGATTTTCTAAAAAATACCAAAATCATAAAGGAATTTTTAAAGAAAATTCTAGGGGACGGGCTTATGGGTCTACACAAGAACGAAACGCCGGATAGCATAGTGGATAAACTGGCACTAAGGCTGGAGGCGTTTCAAAAAGAAACCGTCCGCCCTAAAGGCGAAACGAATATCTAG
- a CDS encoding type II toxin-antitoxin system RelE/ParE family toxin, which yields MEIILSEQFKEEIKSILDFYADRSKSENVANDFLEGLFKKIESLSTFAYRFRKNQYFHKDNIRDLIFKGYVIPFIIEDDTIKILSIYKHNLPKF from the coding sequence GTGGAAATTATCTTAAGCGAACAATTCAAGGAAGAAATTAAAAGTATTTTAGATTTTTATGCGGATAGAAGCAAGAGCGAGAATGTAGCAAACGATTTTCTTGAGGGCTTATTTAAAAAAATCGAAAGTTTATCTACTTTTGCTTACCGATTTAGAAAAAATCAATACTTTCACAAAGACAATATAAGGGATCTAATTTTCAAAGGGTACGTTATTCCTTTTATAATCGAAGACGACACCATAAAGATCCTATCAATCTACAAGCATAATCTACCAAAATTTTAA
- a CDS encoding response regulator, with translation MINSSNNVSFLKLPDIDIARVNKTQSLKETVKVGDESMTSAEYLNRQAQIEYRAKDFLRAQSSGIISKLRVNNVMDISDSNTLNKGEFNINNLLGRNSGLDYHYSSSPTLTGDFARYDFTYLGSRYSVNQEQRIDSVVNDHNALKEIKQKYGVDTSNAYLNGSLRGERYFQGINADPHSINMSFIDQSGYLENTKSSNLNSYASSSTLHTKYGDVEVFLDLYGDNDKLGIGKFSSNAILFNFDSNGDGILNSSDKLFSKLKVRGYDKDGNEKIANLSDVVSDIDLTKFINSDVVNWNQKRRDIINSESLANNDMRNFVDTTNIDHRISYYSSNPYAVFAPESRYKKIESDGVKNFFDAYADKDGWVDLRNNNVFNKNSLFNNFAYEKVGFDGKLKLSEFNPIIGSDAPKDKDFSYNGYQRSSFMKFYGDYNKELDAHNKDIEWLSKNLKDYNVENADELISKLSQSKSAYMVAMENEFEAATGLKFSEENLEKVRRAFETDIDRAASSLRDSDSVIAMKLNDNGSITLKFDSGREIEVTELYSDTGKLLGDKTRRASLNLETKAMSDIELGSISFNNIGILDTDGKYKTLQEIGASAIKSFSTKHGKQFLIYLGDNKTLTAKDLYNISFLNNELDKGANVGEKDRFYKKIDVRV, from the coding sequence ATGATAAACAGTTCAAACAATGTCTCGTTTTTAAAGCTACCAGATATAGATATCGCCAGAGTAAATAAAACCCAATCTTTAAAAGAGACCGTCAAGGTTGGCGACGAAAGTATGACTTCGGCGGAATACCTAAATAGGCAAGCGCAAATAGAATATAGGGCAAAAGACTTTTTAAGGGCTCAGTCAAGTGGCATCATCTCAAAGCTACGCGTAAATAACGTTATGGATATTAGCGATAGCAACACTTTAAACAAGGGCGAATTTAATATTAACAATCTGCTTGGTAGAAACAGCGGCTTAGATTATCATTACAGCTCGTCTCCTACTTTGACGGGAGACTTTGCCAGATACGATTTTACGTATCTTGGCTCAAGGTACTCGGTCAATCAAGAACAAAGAATAGATAGCGTAGTAAACGATCATAATGCGTTAAAAGAGATAAAGCAAAAATACGGGGTCGATACCTCAAATGCCTATCTAAACGGCTCTCTTAGGGGCGAGAGATACTTTCAGGGTATAAATGCGGATCCTCACTCGATAAATATGTCTTTTATAGATCAAAGCGGATATCTCGAGAATACCAAATCATCAAATTTAAACTCTTACGCTTCTTCAAGTACCCTGCATACTAAATACGGCGACGTAGAGGTGTTTTTAGATCTATACGGCGATAACGACAAGCTAGGTATCGGCAAATTTAGCTCAAATGCAATACTTTTTAACTTTGACAGTAACGGCGACGGAATTTTAAATAGCTCCGATAAGCTATTCTCAAAGCTCAAGGTTAGAGGATACGATAAGGACGGCAACGAAAAGATAGCAAATTTAAGCGACGTAGTATCGGACATCGATTTGACTAAATTTATAAATTCGGATGTTGTTAACTGGAATCAAAAAAGAAGAGATATCATCAACTCCGAATCTCTTGCCAATAACGATATGAGAAATTTCGTAGATACTACAAACATAGATCATAGGATATCTTACTACTCTTCAAACCCATACGCCGTATTTGCCCCTGAGAGCAGATACAAAAAGATAGAAAGCGACGGCGTCAAAAATTTCTTTGATGCATACGCGGATAAAGACGGCTGGGTAGATCTAAGAAACAATAACGTATTTAATAAAAATAGCCTATTTAATAACTTTGCCTATGAAAAAGTTGGATTTGACGGAAAGCTAAAGCTTAGCGAATTTAATCCTATAATAGGATCCGACGCCCCCAAAGATAAAGACTTCTCTTATAACGGATACCAAAGAAGCAGCTTTATGAAATTCTACGGCGATTATAACAAAGAGCTTGACGCCCACAATAAAGATATAGAGTGGCTAAGCAAGAACTTAAAAGACTATAACGTAGAAAATGCAGATGAGCTAATATCAAAATTATCGCAGAGTAAGTCCGCCTATATGGTAGCTATGGAAAATGAATTTGAGGCTGCTACCGGATTAAAATTTAGCGAGGAGAATTTAGAAAAAGTTAGGCGTGCTTTTGAAACCGATATCGATAGAGCGGCGTCATCATTACGAGATAGCGACAGCGTAATAGCCATGAAGCTAAACGATAACGGATCTATAACCTTAAAATTTGATAGCGGTAGAGAAATAGAAGTAACGGAGCTGTATTCTGATACGGGTAAGCTTTTAGGGGATAAAACCAGAAGGGCAAGCCTAAATTTAGAAACTAAAGCCATGAGCGACATCGAGCTTGGCTCTATAAGCTTTAATAATATAGGCATACTAGACACCGACGGCAAATATAAGACGCTCCAGGAAATAGGAGCTAGCGCTATAAAATCCTTTTCTACTAAGCATGGAAAACAGTTTTTGATATACCTGGGAGACAATAAAACCTTAACGGCGAAGGATCTATACAATATTTCGTTTTTAAATAACGAGCTTGACAAAGGCGCTAATGTGGGCGAGAAGGATAGATTCTACAAGAAGATAGATGTAAGGGTTTAG
- a CDS encoding type II toxin-antitoxin system HicA family toxin: MSSLDKLIKKLENNPKNASFDDVKRLLLNHGYELDHVKGSHHKFKKGGDTIVVPYHKPIKEIYVLQILAKIRES; this comes from the coding sequence GTGTCGAGTCTTGATAAGCTAATCAAAAAACTTGAAAATAATCCTAAAAACGCAAGCTTTGACGATGTTAAGCGCCTGCTATTAAATCACGGATATGAATTAGATCACGTTAAAGGCTCGCACCATAAATTTAAAAAAGGCGGCGACACGATAGTTGTACCATATCATAAACCGATTAAAGAGATCTATGTTTTGCAAATCTTAGCAAAGATAAGGGAGTCATGA
- a CDS encoding type II toxin-antitoxin system HicB family antitoxin, whose amino-acid sequence MKKDLNYYLNLPYTITIKRLDDGDYFAQYADMGLTKNNLMAGWGATEAEAIADLKEAFACYVEGALKNGESIYEPIDENVKVRINLTIPKGLLNAIDAVTNNRSAWLSELAKKALAVQ is encoded by the coding sequence ATGAAAAAAGACTTGAACTATTATTTAAACTTACCGTATACAATCACGATCAAAAGACTAGATGACGGCGATTATTTTGCTCAGTATGCAGATATGGGGCTAACTAAAAATAATCTAATGGCCGGCTGGGGAGCTACTGAAGCTGAAGCGATAGCAGATCTAAAAGAAGCCTTTGCTTGCTATGTCGAAGGGGCTCTTAAAAACGGCGAAAGCATCTATGAGCCGATTGATGAAAACGTCAAAGTCCGCATAAATTTAACTATACCTAAAGGCCTTTTAAATGCAATCGATGCGGTTACGAATAACCGCTCGGCATGGCTTAGCGAGTTAGCTAAAAAGGCGCTAGCAGTGCAATAA
- a CDS encoding Cj0814 family flagellar-dependent secreted protein, giving the protein MNEISLQKQYDSVISTSKELKAKKEAGGTAFGAQILAQSYDLELMAQASMVSQATARVTSAGTSAFNDSNVLNSNLQSNINQVKYSPNTYGYSIDSQGFMGADFNKAAGLPEDFKMHKSTLDEIYDFNERSYIHKPAYTAKTFENIDMADTIKQYYKVFQSVVGSNDKQTYTSEDLNRLPKGFSISGNDAAENGNYLPDVSSYKVTNVYKTGDQFDEAKALERELSMLTPPRYTYRLNLSSSEIGRDNGGGLKFNPDMSMYKTDGGYSKEGVFVGFLKNFKPKASDSGETELTDQIKTYSILNIEQGKKDIDFIKRVNSGNDMARDRIMQEEMTIAELLRYRPGKTNQILSDKDREEYVKTVKERVNALASMTSV; this is encoded by the coding sequence ATGAACGAAATCTCTTTACAAAAACAATATGATTCCGTAATATCTACCTCAAAAGAGTTAAAGGCCAAAAAAGAGGCTGGAGGAACGGCCTTTGGAGCTCAAATTTTAGCCCAAAGCTATGATCTAGAGTTAATGGCTCAGGCCAGCATGGTATCGCAAGCTACCGCTAGAGTAACGAGTGCCGGAACAAGCGCGTTTAACGACAGCAATGTATTAAATTCTAATCTGCAATCAAACATAAATCAAGTTAAGTATTCACCCAATACATATGGATATAGCATCGATAGTCAAGGTTTTATGGGTGCGGACTTTAACAAAGCCGCCGGGCTTCCGGAGGATTTTAAAATGCATAAAAGCACTCTTGATGAAATTTATGATTTTAACGAAAGAAGCTATATTCACAAGCCGGCATATACCGCTAAAACCTTTGAAAATATCGATATGGCCGATACCATAAAACAATATTACAAGGTATTTCAAAGCGTAGTGGGTTCAAACGACAAGCAAACATATACGAGCGAAGATCTAAATAGACTGCCTAAAGGCTTTAGCATTAGCGGTAACGACGCCGCTGAAAATGGAAACTATTTGCCGGATGTAAGCAGCTACAAAGTTACGAACGTCTACAAAACGGGTGACCAATTTGACGAAGCAAAAGCTTTGGAGCGCGAACTAAGCATGCTCACTCCGCCTCGCTACACTTATAGGCTAAATCTTAGCTCTAGCGAAATCGGACGCGATAACGGAGGCGGACTTAAATTTAACCCCGATATGTCTATGTATAAAACAGATGGCGGCTACAGCAAAGAAGGCGTATTTGTAGGATTTTTAAAGAATTTTAAACCAAAAGCTAGCGATAGCGGGGAAACCGAGCTTACCGATCAGATAAAAACCTACTCAATACTCAATATAGAACAAGGGAAAAAGGATATAGACTTCATAAAAAGAGTAAATAGCGGAAACGATATGGCCAGGGACAGAATTATGCAAGAAGAAATGACAATAGCCGAACTCTTGAGATATAGACCGGGCAAGACAAACCAAATTTTAAGCGATAAAGACAGAGAGGAATATGTTAAGACCGTAAAAGAGAGAGTAAACGCTCTAGCGTCTATGACCTCGGTTTAA
- a CDS encoding metallophosphoesterase, producing the protein MIKIKHINENDYARIFVFGDLHGSLGLFNLMLKKINLSKKDLIIILGDSCDRGEDTIGLYKKYAELIRNGYALIHVLGNHEKMMMDGYFGGDALDHQIWLRNGGDKTKRSIYKRNLNSFALSWLKDFINDMPHVVSSEQSIFVHAAFDGDKSEEEQDEDYVLWSIDPFWESNNTGKRIFHGHVVSEENRITRRANDVFSMDVGAVFFKRLEIMEIKSGKKFEVSL; encoded by the coding sequence ATGATAAAGATAAAACACATAAACGAAAACGACTACGCGCGGATTTTCGTATTCGGCGATCTGCACGGCTCCCTCGGGCTTTTTAACCTGATGCTTAAAAAGATAAATTTGAGCAAAAAAGATCTGATAATCATCCTGGGCGACAGCTGCGACCGCGGCGAGGATACGATCGGACTATATAAAAAGTACGCCGAGCTTATTAGAAACGGATACGCGCTGATCCACGTACTGGGAAATCACGAGAAAATGATGATGGACGGGTATTTTGGCGGCGACGCGCTAGATCATCAAATTTGGCTTAGAAACGGCGGAGATAAAACCAAAAGGTCGATCTACAAGCGAAATTTAAACAGCTTCGCGCTCTCGTGGCTCAAAGATTTCATTAACGACATGCCTCACGTCGTAAGCTCGGAGCAAAGCATATTCGTCCACGCGGCCTTTGACGGCGATAAAAGCGAAGAGGAACAGGACGAGGACTACGTGCTGTGGAGCATAGATCCATTTTGGGAGAGTAATAATACGGGCAAGCGGATATTTCACGGGCACGTCGTAAGCGAGGAAAATAGAATAACCAGGCGCGCAAACGACGTCTTTTCTATGGACGTGGGAGCCGTGTTTTTTAAAAGACTAGAGATAATGGAGATAAAAAGCGGCAAGAAATTTGAAGTGAGCCTATAA
- a CDS encoding type IV secretory system conjugative DNA transfer family protein, with protein MRPIGFLRYEEGEQSSGEIGFAQQEEAAQICKEGNLIIPCNFTHAAIIGETGCGKTTSMIYPNLLDRMQRGHGIFVFDYKGCEGDAVKALAKRAGRLKDVVVVGTFLGEKINLVQDISARDFKNAASARMQSRNDSLWQEYGANLTLTIFNFLKTLSEFVDVAKKYNVRGIDAAIKLSSIYPFNIHTIRNLTQELLKFNEFLASIKRYLSPNPYLVNGEKKEVRLRFRDLLKARQNLIDIMSRFDVTDAKDNEKIANDFRNLSIMTTVINELADDEAMNADKNSISQYLNEGKIVVFNALNSSSQTLAMLLDSFIPSFIARAGRENVIPISLFLDEAAKIASENSNFHEEILRQSKVELILAFQNEYTLKKGLGYEKYEALMGNMVDIYLMKNKSLFTIGADAVNCSRLKPFECLHDGEKVLLNHIFINDLEKREAAYEFECINKLQEKMLEKKAKGCVMKFSEWHFRNGQITLVDVKSGKEKIGELKDSVLGI; from the coding sequence ATGAGACCGATAGGTTTTCTAAGGTACGAAGAGGGCGAGCAAAGCTCTGGCGAGATAGGATTTGCCCAGCAAGAAGAAGCCGCGCAAATTTGCAAGGAGGGCAATCTCATAATCCCTTGCAACTTCACTCACGCTGCTATCATCGGCGAGACTGGCTGCGGCAAGACCACCTCGATGATATATCCAAATTTACTCGATAGGATGCAGCGAGGACACGGAATATTCGTGTTTGACTACAAAGGTTGCGAAGGGGATGCGGTTAAGGCACTAGCTAAAAGAGCTGGCAGGCTAAAAGATGTCGTTGTTGTCGGGACATTTCTTGGCGAGAAGATAAATTTAGTACAAGATATCTCTGCTAGGGATTTTAAAAATGCCGCTAGCGCTCGCATGCAATCTCGCAACGATAGCCTTTGGCAGGAGTACGGCGCAAATTTGACCCTAACCATATTTAATTTTCTAAAAACTCTGAGCGAATTTGTAGACGTCGCTAAGAAGTATAATGTAAGAGGCATTGATGCTGCTATCAAACTTAGCAGCATATATCCGTTCAACATCCATACGATAAGAAATCTGACACAAGAGCTTTTAAAATTTAACGAGTTTTTAGCAAGCATTAAGCGTTATTTGAGTCCAAACCCGTATTTGGTTAATGGTGAGAAAAAGGAGGTTCGTTTGAGGTTTAGAGATCTACTAAAGGCTAGGCAAAATTTGATCGATATTATGAGTAGATTTGACGTTACTGATGCAAAAGATAACGAGAAGATAGCAAACGACTTTAGGAACCTTTCTATTATGACTACAGTGATCAACGAGCTAGCTGATGACGAGGCGATGAATGCCGATAAAAACAGCATCTCGCAGTATCTAAACGAAGGCAAGATCGTCGTATTTAATGCCCTAAACTCAAGCAGTCAGACTTTAGCCATGCTTTTAGATAGTTTTATCCCTAGCTTCATCGCAAGAGCAGGTAGGGAAAACGTAATACCTATTAGTTTATTTTTGGATGAAGCCGCCAAAATAGCTAGTGAAAATTCAAATTTCCACGAGGAAATTTTGCGTCAGAGCAAGGTTGAGCTTATTCTTGCGTTTCAGAACGAATATACTTTAAAAAAAGGGCTAGGGTACGAGAAATACGAAGCTTTGATGGGAAATATGGTGGATATTTATCTGATGAAAAACAAAAGCCTGTTTACCATTGGCGCGGATGCGGTAAACTGCTCTAGGCTAAAGCCTTTTGAGTGTTTACACGACGGCGAAAAGGTTTTACTAAATCATATATTTATTAATGATCTTGAAAAACGAGAGGCGGCGTACGAGTTTGAATGTATAAATAAGCTACAAGAAAAAATGCTAGAAAAAAAGGCCAAGGGATGTGTGATGAAATTTAGTGAATGGCATTTTAGAAACGGGCAAATAACTCTCGTGGACGTAAAGAGCGGAAAGGAGAAGATTGGTGAGCTAAAAGATAGTGTGCTTGGAATTTAA
- a CDS encoding mobilization protein: MDHAYPQFSHLNEVDASAFLAEERYLCMLTQAIQNYIARTGQRVQVDPKNIRRSAIVLIEDRHTLDDVRRLCDVIERKYGWRTIQIAIHRDEGCFDEDGVWHPNLHAHIEFFVLGTDGVNLYKSRDFGPLKMKELQTLAANVLGMRRGINYSAIGQTPRKGLPHQVYRLLAQTTAQLTNKIEKLENTLAQKGNELEKLKKLIKLPEEQSHNEIETKCSKAFARIFEGVDYHIDEI; encoded by the coding sequence GTGGATCACGCTTACCCCCAGTTTTCGCATCTCAACGAAGTCGACGCGAGTGCATTTCTGGCCGAAGAAAGATATCTATGTATGCTTACGCAGGCGATCCAAAACTACATAGCTAGAACGGGTCAAAGAGTTCAAGTCGATCCAAAAAACATCAGGCGCTCGGCCATAGTACTGATCGAAGACCGCCATACTCTAGACGACGTCAGACGGCTTTGCGATGTAATAGAGAGAAAATACGGATGGCGCACGATACAAATCGCTATCCACAGGGACGAGGGCTGCTTCGACGAGGACGGCGTTTGGCATCCAAATTTGCATGCGCATATCGAATTTTTCGTACTTGGAACGGATGGAGTAAATTTATACAAAAGCCGCGACTTTGGACCACTAAAGATGAAGGAGCTGCAAACTCTAGCTGCAAACGTTTTAGGCATGCGTCGAGGCATCAACTACTCCGCCATCGGCCAAACGCCCAGAAAAGGGTTGCCTCATCAAGTATACAGGCTCCTTGCTCAGACTACCGCACAACTAACAAACAAGATAGAAAAACTTGAAAATACGCTTGCGCAAAAAGGCAACGAGCTAGAAAAATTAAAAAAACTAATAAAACTGCCTGAAGAGCAAAGCCACAACGAGATTGAAACCAAATGCAGTAAAGCATTTGCGAGAATCTTTGAAGGCGTCGATTATCATATAGATGAAATTTGA